From a region of the Hemitrygon akajei chromosome 16, sHemAka1.3, whole genome shotgun sequence genome:
- the nfil3-6 gene encoding nuclear factor, interleukin 3 regulated, member 6 isoform X1, whose product MLIQQPSEAGRLNPLFNIEPFYQRQAFPSVRMDVSAAKPCQEVREVRADQLQENEPRPRSLELCGPHVSFTEEAMSLLSTNSLLARSLLGMRQAKPKDTSSANRRKREFIPEEKKDSSYWDKRKKNNEAAKRSREKRRVNDMVLEQRVLALLEENARLKAELLALKFRFGIIKDPAEMPVTPSNPSSLCCTNGIQGPLAAMAVNGYVAHPVDNKSFPPNNQQGGVSIGAEAQESSVVSEDSGISTPGSSNIGSPVFFDDHLSDQGKLSPNREDHFEAQLSSPSDVEVDLARIGSNENTKPARSQERMDMVKSLPHKLRFKIGAGVEESTEVDLRLRVFQMAVGNSTPRTLPEQLAGQVSDQLQGCYTNTVMPHSDKGSRAGLSPPSWRAHVGAQGGGQAISNCPKNHPNEDSSIKSENSILRNQLASLSAEVAQLKKMFSQQRCSNFK is encoded by the coding sequence AtcccttgttcaacattgagcCCTTCTATCAGAGACAGGCATTTCCATCAGTCAGGATGGACGTGTCTGCAGCCAAGCCTTGCCAGGAGGTAAGAGAAGTGAGGGCAGACCAACTCCAGGAAAATGAGCCCCGCCCACGTTCGCTGGAGCTGTGTGGCCCACACGTGTCCTTCACCGAAGAAGCCATGTCCCTGCTCAGCACCAACAGCCTCTTGGCCAGATCCCTGCTGGGCATGAGGCAGGCCAAGCCCAAGGATACCAGCTCCGCCAACCGGAGGAAGCGAGAGTTCATCCCAGAAGAGAAAAAGGATAGCAGCTACTGGGACAAGCGTAAGAAGAACAATGAGGCAGCCAAGCGGTCCCGTGAGAAGCGGCGGGTCAACGACATGGTCCTTGAGCAGAGGGTCCTTGCCTTACTGGAAGAAAATGCCAGACTGAAAGCTGAGCTCTTGGCTCTGAAGTTCAGGTTTGGTATCATAAAGGACCCTGCAGAGATGCCAGTCACTCCAAGTAATCCATCATCTCTCTGCTGCACAAATGGCATCCAAGGACCTCTTGCAGCCATGGCTGTGAATGGTTATGTTGCTCATCCTGTGGATAATAAAAGCTTCCCACCTAATAACCAGCAGGGAGGGGTATCTATTGGGGCAGAAGCACAAGAGTCCAGTGTGGTGTCTGAGGATTCTGGTATCTCCACCCCTGGAAGTTCCAACATTGGAAGTCCTGTCTTTTTTGATGACCATCTGAGTGACCAAGGCAAGTTATCCCCGAACCGCGAGGACCACTTTGAAGCTCAGCTCTCTTCCCCTAGTGACGTGGAGGTGGACCTTGCTAGAATAGGCTCCAATGAGAACACTAAGCCAGCGAGATCCCAAGAAAGAATGGACATGGTGAAATCTTTGCCCCATAAGCTCCGGTTTAAGATAGGAGCTGGGGTGGAAGAGAGCACTGAGGTTGATTTGAGGCTAAGAGTTTTTCAAATGGCAGTGGGTAATTCCACCCCCAGAACTCTTCCGGAACAGTTAGCTGGTCAGGTCAGCGATCAACTGCAAGGGTGTTATACCAACACTGTAATGCCTCACTCTGACAAGGGCTCCAGGGCTGGCTTGTCTCCACCTTCTTGGAGAGCCCACGTTGGAGCCCAGGGTGGTGGCCAAGCAATTTCAAACTGCCCAAAGAACCATCCAAACGAGGACTCCAGCATCAAATCTGAAAACAGCATCCTCAGGAATCAGCTTGCTTCACTCTCTGCTGAGGTCGCTCAGCTCAAAAAGATGTTTTCTCAACAAAGATGTTCCAATTTCAAATAA
- the nfil3-6 gene encoding nuclear factor, interleukin 3 regulated, member 6 isoform X2, translated as MDVSAAKPCQEVREVRADQLQENEPRPRSLELCGPHVSFTEEAMSLLSTNSLLARSLLGMRQAKPKDTSSANRRKREFIPEEKKDSSYWDKRKKNNEAAKRSREKRRVNDMVLEQRVLALLEENARLKAELLALKFRFGIIKDPAEMPVTPSNPSSLCCTNGIQGPLAAMAVNGYVAHPVDNKSFPPNNQQGGVSIGAEAQESSVVSEDSGISTPGSSNIGSPVFFDDHLSDQGKLSPNREDHFEAQLSSPSDVEVDLARIGSNENTKPARSQERMDMVKSLPHKLRFKIGAGVEESTEVDLRLRVFQMAVGNSTPRTLPEQLAGQVSDQLQGCYTNTVMPHSDKGSRAGLSPPSWRAHVGAQGGGQAISNCPKNHPNEDSSIKSENSILRNQLASLSAEVAQLKKMFSQQRCSNFK; from the coding sequence ATGGACGTGTCTGCAGCCAAGCCTTGCCAGGAGGTAAGAGAAGTGAGGGCAGACCAACTCCAGGAAAATGAGCCCCGCCCACGTTCGCTGGAGCTGTGTGGCCCACACGTGTCCTTCACCGAAGAAGCCATGTCCCTGCTCAGCACCAACAGCCTCTTGGCCAGATCCCTGCTGGGCATGAGGCAGGCCAAGCCCAAGGATACCAGCTCCGCCAACCGGAGGAAGCGAGAGTTCATCCCAGAAGAGAAAAAGGATAGCAGCTACTGGGACAAGCGTAAGAAGAACAATGAGGCAGCCAAGCGGTCCCGTGAGAAGCGGCGGGTCAACGACATGGTCCTTGAGCAGAGGGTCCTTGCCTTACTGGAAGAAAATGCCAGACTGAAAGCTGAGCTCTTGGCTCTGAAGTTCAGGTTTGGTATCATAAAGGACCCTGCAGAGATGCCAGTCACTCCAAGTAATCCATCATCTCTCTGCTGCACAAATGGCATCCAAGGACCTCTTGCAGCCATGGCTGTGAATGGTTATGTTGCTCATCCTGTGGATAATAAAAGCTTCCCACCTAATAACCAGCAGGGAGGGGTATCTATTGGGGCAGAAGCACAAGAGTCCAGTGTGGTGTCTGAGGATTCTGGTATCTCCACCCCTGGAAGTTCCAACATTGGAAGTCCTGTCTTTTTTGATGACCATCTGAGTGACCAAGGCAAGTTATCCCCGAACCGCGAGGACCACTTTGAAGCTCAGCTCTCTTCCCCTAGTGACGTGGAGGTGGACCTTGCTAGAATAGGCTCCAATGAGAACACTAAGCCAGCGAGATCCCAAGAAAGAATGGACATGGTGAAATCTTTGCCCCATAAGCTCCGGTTTAAGATAGGAGCTGGGGTGGAAGAGAGCACTGAGGTTGATTTGAGGCTAAGAGTTTTTCAAATGGCAGTGGGTAATTCCACCCCCAGAACTCTTCCGGAACAGTTAGCTGGTCAGGTCAGCGATCAACTGCAAGGGTGTTATACCAACACTGTAATGCCTCACTCTGACAAGGGCTCCAGGGCTGGCTTGTCTCCACCTTCTTGGAGAGCCCACGTTGGAGCCCAGGGTGGTGGCCAAGCAATTTCAAACTGCCCAAAGAACCATCCAAACGAGGACTCCAGCATCAAATCTGAAAACAGCATCCTCAGGAATCAGCTTGCTTCACTCTCTGCTGAGGTCGCTCAGCTCAAAAAGATGTTTTCTCAACAAAGATGTTCCAATTTCAAATAA